GCGCCCACCGGATGGGCCAGGTCCGCACCGTCCAGGTGCACCGCCTGCTCACGCCGGACAGCGTGGACGAGCGGATGCTGAAGATCCTGCACGGCAAGGCGAGGCTGTTCGACCAGTACGCGCGCCGCAGCGACCTCGCGGAGCAGACGCCCGACGCGACCGACGTCTCCGAGCAGGCGCTCGCCCGCCAGATCATCGCCGAGGAGCAGGAGCGGCTCGGAACCCAGCACCCGGCCCCCGGCCGCTCCCTCCCGGCTCCCCCGCCGGTCAGCCGCGGAGGAAGTCGAGCAGGTCCTGGTTGAAGCGCTCCTTGTCCCCCGGGACGAGCGCGATGCCGTGCGAGGACCCCTCGTAGACCTTCAGCGTGGCGTTCGGGATCATCTCGACGCTCTTGCGGGCCGTCGCGTCGATCGGGACGATCTGGTCGTCGTCGCCGTGCACGATGAGCGTCGGGATGTCGAACCGGCGCAGGTCCTCGGTGAAGTCGGTCTCGGCGAAGGCCGTCACGCAGTCGACGCCCGCCTTGACGCTCTCCTGCATCGCCATGAACCAGAACGCGTCCCGGTTGCCCTGGGTGGCCCTGCTGCCGGGCCGGTTGGCGCCGAAGAAGCTCTCGGACGCGTCCTTCCAGAACTGCGAGCGTTCGGTCAGGATGCCCTGCTTGATGTCCTCGAAGACCTGGGCGGGCACCCCCTCGGGGTTGGCGTCGGTCCGCATCAGCAGCGGCGGGATGGCCGAGAGCAGCACCGCCTTCGACACGAGCCCGGTGCCGTGCCGGCCGATGTAGCGGGCCAGCTCGCCGCCGCCCATCGAGTGCCCCACCAGGACGACGTCCCAGACGCCGAGCGCGTCGATCAGGTCGTTGAGGTCGTCGGCGAAGGTGTCGAAGTCGTAGCCCTCCCAGGGATGCGACGACCGGCCGTGGCCGCGGCGGTCGTGCGCGATGGCGCGGTAGCCGGCGTCGGCGACCGCCTTCATCTGGTCCTCCCACGCGTCGCCGTTCAGCGGCCACCCGTGGATGAAGATGACCGGCTGCCCCTGGCCCCAGTCCCTGTAGTAGATCTCGTTGCCGTCGCGCGTCTTGACGATTCCCATTCGTCCCCCCGAGACAATGGTGCGGAGTCCGGCGGCCCGGCCGAGCGGCCGCCCTCGGGTTCCGCATACCCCGCCTTTCCCGGTCTAACGACCCGCCCCGGGCGCGTTGGGCGAGCGGTCGCCGGGCGGGCCTCCTAGCCGCAGGCGGCGCCCTCCTCGGGGACGACGCCCCGGAGGAGGTAGGAGTGCACGGTCCGGCGGACGCACGGGTCGCCGGTGTCGTAGGCGCCGTGGCCCTCGCCGTCGAGGGTGAGGAGCGCCGCCCGTCCGCCCAGCTGCGCGGCCAGCGCCGGCGCCCACGGGTAGGGGGTCGCCGGGTCGCCGGTGTTGCCGATGACGAGCATCGGCGCGGCGGACGGCGCCGACACCTCGCGGGCCGCGGCGTCGCCCCGCACCGGCCAGTCCGCGCACCGCATCAGGCTCCAGGCCATGGACGTCCCGAAGACCGGTGAGGCGGCGCGGAACCTCGGCAGGAGCCGCCGGATCTCGGCGGGGGTGTGGCGCGCGCCGCCGTCCGCGCAGGTGATCGCGATGTTGGCGGCGGTCAGGTTGGCGTAGGTCCCGTCGTCGCGGCGGCCGTTGTTCGCGTCGGCGAGCATGAGCAGCAGCGAGCCGTCGTCCCGCTTGATCGCGTCGACGAGTCCCTGCGCGAGGTACGGCCAGGCGTCCCGCGAGTACAGCCCCGCCGCCACGGCGGTCAGGCCGAGGCTCTGGGTCAGCGCGCGCCGTCCGGACGCGGGCACGGGCCTGCGGTCGAGCCCGTCCAGGAACCTCCCGACGGACGCCGCGACGGACGGGCCGTCGCCGCCCATCGGGCAGTGCTTCGGGCCGAGCCGCGCGCAGGCCGCGCCGAACCGCCGCAGCGCGCGCTCGAACGCGGCGGCCCGCTGGAGGGCGCGGTCCGCGTCTCCGGTCCGGGTGTCGACGGCGG
The sequence above is drawn from the Actinomadura hallensis genome and encodes:
- a CDS encoding alpha/beta hydrolase, which encodes MHGPEEKTGHRTRTAAAETRVTVPRAGVSPPDWKRCTGLPEPLPGTKAPPGGFRCATLRVPLDYADPAGKKIGIALIKAPATGPGRRLGSLLFNFGGPGGSGVDVLAQAAGQYAELGARYDLVAFDPRGVGRSAPVTCVGDRRMDQIAARDDSPDTPAEEKALIDGRADYARRCAARSGDLLPHVGTLNAARDMELIRAALGDEKLHYFGVSYGTWLGAAYARQFPDRVGRAVLDAAVDTRTGDADRALQRAAAFERALRRFGAACARLGPKHCPMGGDGPSVAASVGRFLDGLDRRPVPASGRRALTQSLGLTAVAAGLYSRDAWPYLAQGLVDAIKRDDGSLLLMLADANNGRRDDGTYANLTAANIAITCADGGARHTPAEIRRLLPRFRAASPVFGTSMAWSLMRCADWPVRGDAAAREVSAPSAAPMLVIGNTGDPATPYPWAPALAAQLGGRAALLTLDGEGHGAYDTGDPCVRRTVHSYLLRGVVPEEGAACG
- a CDS encoding alpha/beta fold hydrolase produces the protein MGIVKTRDGNEIYYRDWGQGQPVIFIHGWPLNGDAWEDQMKAVADAGYRAIAHDRRGHGRSSHPWEGYDFDTFADDLNDLIDALGVWDVVLVGHSMGGGELARYIGRHGTGLVSKAVLLSAIPPLLMRTDANPEGVPAQVFEDIKQGILTERSQFWKDASESFFGANRPGSRATQGNRDAFWFMAMQESVKAGVDCVTAFAETDFTEDLRRFDIPTLIVHGDDDQIVPIDATARKSVEMIPNATLKVYEGSSHGIALVPGDKERFNQDLLDFLRG